The DNA window TCATTTGGAAGCGACGGCCTCATTGGGCCGACGCCATGGGTGAAAAGCATGCCCTGCAAACCGTTTCAGCGGCTGGAGGCGCAAGCGGCCAACCGCCGCAGGGTTTCCACCATATCCCGCGGCAGGGGGGCCTCGAAGGCCAGGGGGATGTTTGTGCCGGGGTGCTGAAAGCCGATCCGCCAGGCATGCAGCATCTGGCGCGAGGGCGATGGCGCCGCCCAGTCGCTTAGCAGGCCCGAGCGGCCGCCAAGGCGCCCTTTACCGTAGAGCGGGTCGCCCAGGATGCCGTGGCCAATGGCGGCCAGGTGCACCCGGATCTGGTGGGTACGCCCGGTCTTCAGCGCAACCTCCAGCAGGCTGGCACCCTGAAAAGCCCGCCTGAGTTTCCAGCGGGTCTCAGCGGTCCTGGACCGGGGGCTGCGGGTGGACATTTTTTTGCGGTTTACGGGATGTCGGCCGATGGGCAGGCTGACCACCCCGCTTTCAGCCGGCATTTCACCGCGGACGATGGCCAGGTAGGTCTTTTGGATGCTGCGGGTTTTAAATTGACGGGAGAGATGCACGTGGGCGGCCTGGTTCTTGGCCACCAGCAGGATGCCTGAGGTGTCCTTGTCCAAGCGGTGAACGATCCCCGGCCGCCGCTCGCCGCCGACCCCTTGAAGGTCGGGGCAGTGATGGAGAAGCCCGTGCACCAGGGTGCCGGAATGGTGACCGGCCGCCGGGTGTACCACCAAACCCGGCGGTTTGTTGACCACGATCAGCGCCTGGTCTTCATAGAGGATGCCGAAATCCACCGGCTCGGGGATGCAGGCGGCCGGTTCGGCGGCTGGGATCTGGCCACTGACGGCATCTCCGGGTTTCACCCGGTAGCCGGCCTTCCTGGGGATGCCGTTGACCCGGATGCACCCGCGGGCGATCAGCCTGGCGGCCAAAGAGCGGGAGAGATCGATGATGCGGACGGCCACGAGGGCATCCAGTCGCTGACCGGCCTCATGCTGCTGGATGGAGAAGGTGAAGCCAGCAGCGGCAGTTGCGGGGCTGAAGAGGGCGTCACTGGGGGGTGTCAAACAACGATTCGATCCGGGTCAGAATGGTTTCTTCGTCTGTTTTGGCGGCCGTGGAAAGCTCCTTGACCAGCAGACCCTGGGCGGTATCGTAGAGTTTGCGCTCGCCAAAGGACAGGTCCTTGGAGAGCTTCAACAGGGACAGGTCGCGAAATACTTCGGCCACCTCGTAGAGCGAACCGGTTTTGATCTTGTCCATGTATTCGCGGTAGCGCCGGTTCCAGGTTTGACTGTCGGTGGGATTTTCCGGCGGGGTCTGCATCACCTGATAGATTTTGGGAATATCCTCTTCGTTGATCACCACCCGCAGCCCGACGGAGGCCACGTTCCAGGTGGGGATCATGATAACCATCCCATTTTCGAGGACTTTCATGATATAAAAGTCGTGCTTCTCGCCGTTGACGCTGCGGCTTTCAATGGCCTCGATGCGCCCCACCCCGTGGGCCGGGTAGACCGCCAAGTCGCCCACCGCGAATGTCGGCACGCGACTGGAGGCCTTGCCGGTTTCTTCCCTGTTCCTTTTTTCACTCATTTCAACACCATGACGATGAATTTTGTCAAATTTTTCGCTTTATAAGAGCTTTTTTTATATCACACCACCTCCCAACAAGCAATAGAATAAAAAAAGGACCGGTGCCCCGCTGGGCCCCGGTCCTTTCGGGTCGAACGATAGAACGTGAAACGACTGGTGGATTACATCAGGAACGGCACCATTAGCAATGCCACCACGTTGAGGATCTTGATCATCGGGTTGACGGCGGGGCCGGCAGTATCCTTGTAGGGGTCGCCGACGGTGTCACCGGTAACGGCGGCCTTGTGGGCCTCGGAGCCTTTGCCGCCCAGATGGCCGTCCTCGATGTATTTTTTGGCGTTATCCCAAGCAGCACCGCCGGTGGTCATGGACAGCGCGACGAACACACCAGTCACGATGGAGCCGATCAGCAGGCCGCCGAGGGCGACCTTGCCCAGGAGAAAGCCCACCAGCAGCGGGGCGACGACCGGCAGCAGGGCCGGCAGCAGCATTTCCTTGAGGGCGAACTTGGTGACGATGTCCACACAGGCGCCGTAATCCGGTTTGCCGGTGCCCTCCATGATGCCCGGGATTTCCCGGAACTGACGGCGGACTTCATCGACCACCGCGCCGCCGGCGTTGCCCACGGCCTTCATGGCGATGGAGGCGAACAGGTAGGGCAGCAGACCGCCGATGAAAAGGCCGATGATCACGTTGACGTCGGAGAGGTCAAAGCGGATGCCCTCCTTGGCCCCGTGGAGCACGAACTCCTGGACATAGGCGGCAAAGAGGACCAGCGCGGCCAAACCTGCGGAGCCGATGGCATAGCCCTTGGTAACGGCCTTGGTGGTGTTGCCCACGGCGTCCAGCGGGTCGGTCACGGCGCGCACGCTCTCGTCCATCCCGGCCATTTCGGCGATCCCGCCGGCGTTGTCGGTGATGGGGCCGTAAGCGTC is part of the Desulfobacteraceae bacterium genome and encodes:
- a CDS encoding RluA family pseudouridine synthase, whose protein sequence is MTPPSDALFSPATAAAGFTFSIQQHEAGQRLDALVAVRIIDLSRSLAARLIARGCIRVNGIPRKAGYRVKPGDAVSGQIPAAEPAACIPEPVDFGILYEDQALIVVNKPPGLVVHPAAGHHSGTLVHGLLHHCPDLQGVGGERRPGIVHRLDKDTSGILLVAKNQAAHVHLSRQFKTRSIQKTYLAIVRGEMPAESGVVSLPIGRHPVNRKKMSTRSPRSRTAETRWKLRRAFQGASLLEVALKTGRTHQIRVHLAAIGHGILGDPLYGKGRLGGRSGLLSDWAAPSPSRQMLHAWRIGFQHPGTNIPLAFEAPLPRDMVETLRRLAACASSR
- a CDS encoding CarD family transcriptional regulator — protein: MSEKRNREETGKASSRVPTFAVGDLAVYPAHGVGRIEAIESRSVNGEKHDFYIMKVLENGMVIMIPTWNVASVGLRVVINEEDIPKIYQVMQTPPENPTDSQTWNRRYREYMDKIKTGSLYEVAEVFRDLSLLKLSKDLSFGERKLYDTAQGLLVKELSTAAKTDEETILTRIESLFDTPQ